A genomic region of Barnesiella viscericola DSM 18177 contains the following coding sequences:
- a CDS encoding leucine-rich repeat domain-containing protein, producing the protein MNNEGAVVIRGDTPYSGDVVIPASINYLGDVFPVTSIGYAAFSGCTGLTSITLPESVTSIGYAAFSGCTGLTSITLPESVTSIGKSAFSSCRGLTSISIPNSVTSIGDWAFYDCRGLTSMTIPESVEIIGNNAFYECTGLTTITLPESLTSIGGGAFCLCSNLTSITLPESLTSIGESAFSWCSGLTTITLPESLTSIGYAAFRSCSGLTTVTLPESLTSIGESAFSWCSGLTTITLPESLTSIGESAFSWCSGLTSITIPELVTGIGDYAFANCNQLESVTVHAVTPPEIGPNTFGNYGILYVPAGCKEAYQAAEYWRYFMNIQEMESSVETVLDSGACIYVENHTLHVENVDGDYRVYTATGQLVYAGHAATVQLADAGVYVVRTSSRSQKVIVK; encoded by the coding sequence TTGAACAATGAGGGGGCTGTGGTTATTCGGGGCGATACCCCCTATTCGGGCGATGTGGTTATTCCGGCTTCAATCAACTATTTGGGCGATGTCTTTCCTGTGACGAGTATCGGTTACGCGGCTTTCTCGGGTTGTACAGGTTTGACCTCCATCACGCTACCCGAGTCGGTCACGAGTATCGGTTACGCGGCTTTCTCGGGTTGTACAGGTTTGACCTCCATCACGCTACCCGAGTCGGTCACGAGTATCGGAAAATCGGCATTTTCTTCTTGCAGAGGTTTAACCTCAATCTCAATTCCCAATTCGGTCACGAGTATTGGCGATTGGGCATTTTATGATTGCAGGGGTTTGACCTCGATGACGATACCCGAATCGGTAGAGATTATTGGGAATAATGCTTTTTATGAATGCACGGGCTTGACCACAATCACGCTACCTGAGTCGTTGACGAGTATCGGAGGGGGGGCTTTCTGTCTGTGTAGTAATTTGACTTCAATCACGCTACCCGAGTCGTTAACGAGTATTGGTGAGAGTGCTTTCTCTTGGTGTAGTGGTTTGACCACAATCACGCTACCCGAGTCGTTAACGAGTATCGGTTACGCGGCTTTTCGTAGTTGCAGTGGCCTAACCACAGTCACGCTACCCGAGTCGTTAACGAGTATTGGTGAGAGTGCTTTCTCTTGGTGTAGTGGTTTGACCACAATCACGCTACCCGAGTCGTTAACGAGTATTGGTGAGAGTGCTTTCTCTTGGTGTAGTGGTTTGACCTCAATCACAATTCCTGAGTTGGTAACGGGTATCGGTGATTATGCCTTTGCTAACTGCAACCAATTGGAGTCGGTAACGGTGCATGCCGTAACACCGCCCGAAATTGGGCCGAATACCTTCGGCAACTATGGAATACTTTATGTACCGGCCGGTTGTAAAGAGGCTTATCAAGCCGCTGAGTATTGGCGCTATTTCATGAATATCCAGGAGATGGAAAGTAGTGTAGAGACAGTTCTTGATAGTGGGGCGTGCATCTATGTGGAGAATCATACCCTGCATGTGGAGAATGTCGATGGGGACTATCGGGTCTATACGGCCACGGGGCAGCTGGTCTATGCAGGTCACGCCGCTACCGTGCAGCTTGCCGATGCAGGAGTCTATGTGGTGCGCACGAGCAGCCGTTCGCAAAAGGTGATCGTGAAGTAA
- a CDS encoding diphosphate--fructose-6-phosphate 1-phosphotransferase gives MKKSALQTARASYQPKLPEAIKNGVTIVEGKATQSVADQEAIAKLFPNTYGMPVLRFEAAPKKEYPAINVGVILSGGQAPGGHNVISGLFDGLKAMNKDSRLFGFLLGPGGLIDHKYMELTADIIDDYRNTGGFDIIGSGRTKLETKEQFDSGLEIIKELGIKAVVIIGGDDSNTNACVLAEYYKQIGAGVQVIGCPKTIDGDLKNEMIECSFGFDTACKVYSEVIGNIQRDCNSAKKYWHFIKLMGRSASHIALECALQTQPNICLISEEVEAKQMTLDDIVNNIANIVAARAAKGFNFGTVLIPEGLIEFIPAMKRLIAELNDYLAENGSEFAMIKKSEQRNYIIKHLSPENSAIYASLPEGVARQLTLDRDPHGNVQVSLIETEKLLGEMVGRRLAEMKAEGKYDGKFATQYHFFGYEGRCADPSNFDADYCYSLGYTASLLVGEGRTGYMSSVRNTTKPASEWIAGGVPVTMMMNMERRHGEMKPVIQKALVHLDGAPFKYFAAHRDEWAMNTCYVYPGPIQYFGPTEVCDQPTKTLKLEQDGSID, from the coding sequence ATGAAGAAAAGTGCACTTCAAACTGCTCGTGCTTCGTATCAGCCCAAGCTGCCCGAAGCCATTAAGAACGGCGTAACCATCGTCGAGGGCAAAGCCACGCAATCGGTGGCCGACCAGGAGGCTATCGCCAAGTTGTTCCCCAATACCTACGGCATGCCCGTGCTCCGTTTTGAAGCAGCCCCCAAGAAAGAGTATCCCGCCATCAACGTGGGCGTAATCCTCTCGGGTGGTCAGGCTCCCGGTGGACACAACGTAATTTCGGGTCTCTTCGACGGACTCAAAGCCATGAACAAGGATAGCCGCCTCTTCGGTTTCCTGCTGGGCCCGGGCGGACTCATCGACCATAAATACATGGAACTTACCGCCGATATCATCGACGACTACCGCAACACGGGTGGTTTCGACATCATCGGTTCGGGCCGCACCAAACTCGAAACGAAAGAACAGTTCGACAGCGGTCTCGAAATCATCAAGGAGTTGGGCATCAAGGCCGTGGTTATCATCGGTGGCGACGACTCCAACACCAACGCCTGCGTGCTGGCCGAATACTACAAACAGATCGGTGCCGGCGTACAGGTAATCGGTTGCCCCAAGACCATCGACGGCGACTTGAAGAACGAGATGATCGAGTGCTCCTTCGGTTTCGATACCGCCTGCAAGGTATACTCCGAGGTAATCGGTAATATCCAACGCGACTGCAACTCGGCCAAGAAATACTGGCACTTCATCAAGTTGATGGGACGTTCGGCTTCGCACATCGCTCTTGAATGCGCCTTGCAGACACAACCCAACATCTGCCTGATTTCCGAAGAGGTTGAGGCCAAGCAGATGACCCTCGACGACATCGTCAACAACATTGCCAATATCGTAGCCGCCCGTGCCGCCAAAGGCTTCAACTTCGGTACCGTGCTGATTCCCGAAGGCCTCATCGAGTTCATTCCCGCCATGAAGCGACTCATCGCCGAACTCAACGACTACCTGGCCGAGAACGGTTCCGAGTTTGCCATGATCAAGAAATCGGAGCAGAGAAACTACATCATCAAACACCTCTCGCCCGAAAACTCGGCCATCTATGCCAGCCTGCCCGAAGGTGTAGCCCGTCAGCTCACGCTCGACCGCGACCCCCACGGAAACGTACAGGTATCGCTCATCGAGACCGAGAAACTGCTGGGCGAAATGGTAGGACGTCGCCTGGCCGAGATGAAAGCCGAAGGCAAATACGACGGCAAGTTCGCTACCCAGTACCACTTCTTCGGATATGAAGGCCGTTGCGCCGACCCCTCCAACTTCGATGCCGACTACTGCTACTCGCTGGGTTACACCGCATCGTTGCTCGTAGGCGAAGGCCGCACCGGTTACATGTCGTCGGTACGCAACACCACCAAACCGGCCAGCGAATGGATTGCCGGCGGTGTGCCTGTGACCATGATGATGAACATGGAGCGTCGTCACGGCGAGATGAAACCCGTGATCCAAAAAGCCCTCGTTCACCTCGACGGTGCCCCCTTCAAGTACTTTGCTGCACATCGCGACGAGTGGGCTATGAACACCTGCTACGTATACCCCGGTCCTATCCAATACTTTGGCCCCACCGAGGTTTGCGACCAGCCCACCAAGACCTTGAAGCTGGAGCAAGACGGTTCGATTGACTAA